The sequence TGAGAAAAACTTATCGGAAACCGCCCAAGCCGTAGCAGCAGCAGGGGTCAATCAAGACCTGATTTGGGAACGGAATGCACCGCGAGGGACTCATGTTGCAGTGGGACCGTTTTCTCATCGGGCGCAAGCGAGTCGCTGGAGTAGTCAACTGGAAACTGAAGGTTTAAATGCAAGAGTGTATTTTGGTCCATGAGTGAAAAACAATTTGCCCCCGCGACACAGCGCAATCGCGATCCCATCCTAGAGCTTTTACAGCAAGTGTTACCCCCACAAGGGACAGTCTTAGAAATTGCCAGTGGAACGGGAGAACACGCCGTTTATTTTGCCCCTCAGTTGCGTCCGCGTCAGTGGCTCCCCTCAGAACCGAATCCGATCTTGCAAGAGAGTATTCGGGCTTGGCAAGAAGAATTTCCCTGTGATGTTCTTTCACCTCCGATCACGATTGATGTGATGGAAAAAGATTGGGTCCAAGACTTGTCTGGGCAACAGTTTTGCGCTTTGGTTGCCATTAATTTAATTCATATTGCCCCTTGGCAAGCCTGTGTAGGCTTAATGGCAGGAGGAGAACAGTTGCTGCCCAGTGGGGGAATTTTATATCTATATGGTCCATTTAAGCAGGGTGGTGAACACACTGCCGACAGTAATGCTGCTTTTGATCAAAGTTTGCAACAACAAAATCCCCAGTGGGGAGTTCGGAATTTAGAAACTGTGGTTTCTCTGGCTCAGAAACATAAACTAGAATTACAAGAAGTTGTTGCGATGCCGACAAATAATTTGTCCCTTGTCTTTCGACACTTGTAATTGTTCGGATTTCTTGTTAAGTTAGCTTTTGCTTGTTGGTTCTAGTTCCTATGCTTTCTCTTCTTGCCTTTCAATTTCAATCTCCAGGGCCGATTCTTGTTGAGTTAGGGCCGATTACGATTCGCTGGTATGGTTTACTGATTGCCAGTGCGGTTATTATTGGCGTTTTTTTATCTCAATATTTAGCGCAAAAACGGAATATTAATCCTGACTTGTTAGGAGATCTATCAATTTGGCTGGTGTTAGCAGCAATTCCTGGGGCAAGACTTTATTATGTTGCTTTTGAATGGGAAAAATATGCTCAACGTCCAGAGGCGATTATTGCCATTTGGCAAGGGGGAATTGCAATTCATGGGGCAATTATTGGCGGCGCGATCGCTGCTTTAATTTTTGCCAGAATTAATCGGATTTCTTTTTGGCAATTAGCCGATTTAGTCAGTCCGTCTTTAATTTTAGGGCAAGCCATTGGACGCTGGGGGAATTTCTTTAATTCGGAAGCGTTTGGGACACCCACTGCTCTGCCTTGGAAACTATATATTCCTCCTGCTAATCGTCCCCCTCAATATGCAGAGGAAGCCTTTTTTCATCCCACTTTTCTCTATGAATCAATGTGGAATTTAGGGGTGTTTGCTTTGTTGATTTATCTCTTTTTCTGGGGATTGAAACACCCCAATCGCTATCGCGTCGGAACCCTTGCATTTGTTTATATGGCAGCGTATAGCTGCGGTCGAATTTGGATTGAAGGCTTACGAACCGATAGTTTAATGTTAGGCTCAATTCAAGTTGCCCAACTGATTAGTTTGTTTGGAATTATCGTTGGGATTTTTGGCTTAATCTGGCTCTATCAAATGAGACATTCTCTGCCAGATGTTGTCTCTAAACAAAAAACAATCAATAACGAATAAATCAAGATCAATTATGCTCAAACCTGCGGTTTATATTGTTGGGGCTGGTCCAGGTGACCCTGAGTTACTGACGATTAAAGCAAAGAAAATTTTAGATCAAGCGGATGTTATTTTATATGCCAATTCTTTAGTGCCCAAGCAAGTATTAAAGGATGTTCGCGCTGATGCAAAATTAATCCCGACGGGAAGTAAAACCTTAGAAGATATTGTTCCGTTGATGATTGAAAAAGTTCGGAACAATCAATCAGTGGTGCGTCTTCATTCGGGAGATTTAACGCTTTATAGTGCCATCCATGAACAAATGCAAGCGTTAGCAGAAGCAAATGTTCCTGTGGAATTAATCCCTGGAATTAGTGCCTTTCAGGATGCAGCAGCGAAGTTGGGAGTCGAATTAACGGTTCCAGGGCTGGTGCAGACCATTATTTTAGCGCGAATTAGCGGACGGGCCTCCTCGGTACCAGAAGCGGAAGAATTAGCCTCTCTGGCTGCTCATAAGGCGAGTTTAGCTCTCTATTTAGCAGCCCGTCATGTGGAAAATGCACAAGCCAAGTTATTAGAATATTATCCCGAAGATACGCCTGTTGCCATTTGCTATCGTCTGGGTTGGGAAGATGAGAAAATTCGGGTTGTTCCCCTGAAGGAAATGGCAGAAATCTCTCGCAAGGAAGATTTAATTCGGACAACTATGTATCTAATCAGTCCGGCTTTAGCTGGAAAACAAGTGGCAGCGCGATCTCAACTCTATCATCCAGAACACTCCCATCTGTTCCGACAAAGCAAACAATCGAGGAGCGACCTTCATTCAGTATAAGATTGAGGTCATTCCAGAGGGATCAAAATTGGAAAAATCTTGACTTTCAAACTCCCTTGGGGCGAAAGGGATAGCTTGAGCAGAGAAGGCTGCTGTTGCTAAAAGGATTTTTGTGACTAGGAAGCCTCTAGCTTGATGGGGATAAAAAATACATAAAAAGACTATTTCGTATAATTTTTGTCATAAATCTTAGCATTCATAGACCTAGAATTGAAGCATAATCGCCATCAGGAGGATGAATAATGAGTTTAGTCAGTGGTGTTGAGATTTATGCTCTAGACTCCATCCAAGGGGGAATGTCTCAATTTTATACTCCGCAAGCCAGCAATGAAACCATGCTGGTGGAGATTCCTGCCAATAGCGTTGATGATTTATTTGTGCATCATTTCCAAACGGATCAGTTATTAGTGGTACGGGGTGCGTTTATTCTGGTGGTCTTACAAAACCGTCAATATCAATATATTCATTTGCGCGATCGCTGCCCGCAAGTGGTCAAGATTCCCCCCGGAATTCCCCATACTGCTATTAATCCCTACTCGGAAAAGTGTG comes from Halothece sp. PCC 7418 and encodes:
- a CDS encoding DUF938 domain-containing protein, encoding MSEKQFAPATQRNRDPILELLQQVLPPQGTVLEIASGTGEHAVYFAPQLRPRQWLPSEPNPILQESIRAWQEEFPCDVLSPPITIDVMEKDWVQDLSGQQFCALVAINLIHIAPWQACVGLMAGGEQLLPSGGILYLYGPFKQGGEHTADSNAAFDQSLQQQNPQWGVRNLETVVSLAQKHKLELQEVVAMPTNNLSLVFRHL
- the cobM gene encoding precorrin-4 C(11)-methyltransferase; amino-acid sequence: MLKPAVYIVGAGPGDPELLTIKAKKILDQADVILYANSLVPKQVLKDVRADAKLIPTGSKTLEDIVPLMIEKVRNNQSVVRLHSGDLTLYSAIHEQMQALAEANVPVELIPGISAFQDAAAKLGVELTVPGLVQTIILARISGRASSVPEAEELASLAAHKASLALYLAARHVENAQAKLLEYYPEDTPVAICYRLGWEDEKIRVVPLKEMAEISRKEDLIRTTMYLISPALAGKQVAARSQLYHPEHSHLFRQSKQSRSDLHSV
- the lgt gene encoding prolipoprotein diacylglyceryl transferase; amino-acid sequence: MLSLLAFQFQSPGPILVELGPITIRWYGLLIASAVIIGVFLSQYLAQKRNINPDLLGDLSIWLVLAAIPGARLYYVAFEWEKYAQRPEAIIAIWQGGIAIHGAIIGGAIAALIFARINRISFWQLADLVSPSLILGQAIGRWGNFFNSEAFGTPTALPWKLYIPPANRPPQYAEEAFFHPTFLYESMWNLGVFALLIYLFFWGLKHPNRYRVGTLAFVYMAAYSCGRIWIEGLRTDSLMLGSIQVAQLISLFGIIVGIFGLIWLYQMRHSLPDVVSKQKTINNE